Genomic window (Musa acuminata AAA Group cultivar baxijiao chromosome BXJ1-9, Cavendish_Baxijiao_AAA, whole genome shotgun sequence):
CCAAGCAGTGCACACTTTACATTTGCTTTGCTTCTGATGCCTAAAAGATCCACACCTTGCTAACAGTTGAAATATGAAAGTGATGCAGATTGATAGCAACAGGTGAAATATGAAAGTTTCAGCATCAAAAAGATGTTTGTAAAGTTTGAATATACTTGAGGAAggcaccagagagagagagagagagagagacacacacacacacacaaggttTTGTTGATGCTGTGTACCAGCAGAGATAGAAATCACAGAATAGCACATTTTGGATATATTTTCCACTGAACTATCAGcatgtttcatttttttttctcttggcaAGCATCAAATGCAAACTAAAACCCAACAAATTGTGAACTGCAGCAGCACATAACTGTAAATGAAAAATCCTTCATAATAACTGGTCTCATCTATTTCATTATCAAACAATTGCATGTACAGATGTTATAGAACTAAAAGTATAAACCATTAGCTAATCATGTCTTGAAAATAAAACAAGTCAACCTAAAATAATGAATGATAACGAATCCCCATAACAGAGCATAGCAAAATTTGAAATTACTATATATGTTGAATGCTTCAGAACCTGCATAATAGATATGAAcaaccaaagaaaagaaaaggtgttATTTACTCaatattttggaaaaaaaattacaagaattAGGCTCTAAAATCTCACCAAGCAGTTAAGAGTTACATGATCAAGGCAAGAAACTCTTCATAGAATTGTCAGGTGATTCATAATCTGTGTTCTGAAAACCATAATTTCTGCAAACAGATATGGAGTGCTCTCAGCCAACAAAAGGCTGATGTTTTAGTTCTCAACTATGTCTTCGGCAAAAAACAACCTAATATAGTGACATGTACTTTGGATATTCCTGCTGATATTGATTCTTTGGAGATCCAGGAAAGTTGCTCAAAGGTCCATTGAGAGAAAGGGGATGACTTCCAACAAGAACCATTGAGCTTGCAATAATGACTCGTATGGAGAAAAGGTGTTCTGGAATCATTCAACTGTGCTGCTTCACAAAGTATGTTTGCCTTTCGATGCGTCTATATTTGTGCATAGAGTATTTCGTTCCATGTATCAGGAATACCTGGAAGGCACCAATGCAAGCAATCCTGCATGCCTGTTGAGGCCTTAAGAGTGTATTTGGATATGTGTCCCTCGTCTCTCAGTTGTGACAAAGATGTAATATCCAATAGCGTAACACTTGTTCCTTTGATTGCATCCTCAGCAACAGGATCACTAGAACGATCTTGTAAAACCTCGCTTCCACCAGCCAATGGAACAGTGTTGTCACAGCTTCCCCCGGTGTTCCAGTCTCCATTGACAAAATGCCTAGGGGACATTGTCCTAACAAAAGCTTTTAGCTGTGGATGTTGCAAAAGCTGCGAATCAACCCACTTAGCAATACTGTGCAAAGTGAGATTTTTTAAGTTCCTCATGTCTGCAAGCTCTCCATCAGTGATTGGCATCCCTCCAGCATACATCTCCCACCGGTTTCCTCTGAACTTCTCTCTATTCCAGTGGTGCCCCGTGTTAAGTACCAACACATCAAACCTGCAAAGATGCTGCTTTAAGAATGTTACAGGTCGGTCAAGATGCAACGCATAATGGGTAGCTGGGTCTGATTTATTCAAAGGCTCCAGTTCACATAAACTTGCAGACCAATAATACAGAATGGTTGTGTTGGTACTTGGAAACCGATAAGCCCAACCATCAGGTCTTAAGGCACCAGGAGCTTTCACAAGGCCATAGTCTTTTCCAACATCTTCCACTTCTGGGCTTGTTTCACCACCAGTGACCATGCACATGAGAGATTGGAATTGCTGCCTTCCCAAAGAATCTCCTATCAGAGCAATTGTCTTATTCTGCATTCTGAAACCAAATAGAAGCATCAGAACTCAACAACATAAAATCCTATTTATAAGAACATAAAATAACTGCCACCACTAATTCCTGCCTTATAAACCAACTAATAGAAGAAATATATTCAAAAAATTGACCAGTCTGACATGCCTTCTCAAAAAGTCGCTCCTTGAGAATTCTGGCATCACACAACCTTGTGGTTGCCACCGAAAATTCTCATACGAAAAATCAGTACGTTGCATTAACCTACATGCCCACATCCCTGACAGCCACTGCTTGCAAGCAGAACCCGAATATAAAGGTCGTCTTGTGTCCGCAACCCATTTTCCTTTTGCATAATTACACTCTACAAGAGAAAACATTCAAATATTTCAGGTATAATCAAAGTCTGTGTGCTTAAAGAATATCTTTGCTGACCCCAAAAGAAACATTAGGTAAAGGAAAGATATGATCTAGATTAGTAAAAAATCACTGTTATAACATGGTAATCACTAACTATATTTAACTATCTTAAATATCTGAAATTAAATTTTGTATTTAAATAATTACAACAGCAAAAACTCTCTCGAGACTTCATTACATGGATAGCTCA
Coding sequences:
- the LOC135583757 gene encoding protein trichome birefringence-like 14 isoform X2, yielding MKGGILQKVRGSKLSLVLTALMCTTLVIWAWEKTPALSVIFPPLERFDILSPVPAKTSATSSDDTHRLASADKNLSAADEMESSSSNETEPVLSLPASESSATSTPNNSTSDKDLKESPMQEKECNYAKGKWVADTRRPLYSGSACKQWLSGMWACRLMQRTDFSYENFRWQPQGCVMPEFSRSDFLRRMQNKTIALIGDSLGRQQFQSLMCMVTGGETSPEVEDVGKDYGLVKAPGALRPDGWAYRFPSTNTTILYYWSASLCELEPLNKSDPATHYALHLDRPVTFLKQHLCRFDVLVLNTGHHWNREKFRGNRWEMYAGGMPITDGELADMRNLKNLTLHSIAKWVDSQLLQHPQLKAFVRTMSPRHFVNGDWNTGGSCDNTVPLAGGSEVLQDRSSDPVAEDAIKGTSVTLLDITSLSQLRDEGHISKYTLKASTGMQDCLHWCLPGIPDTWNEILYAQI
- the LOC135583757 gene encoding protein trichome birefringence-like 14 isoform X1, which translates into the protein MKGGILQKVRGSKLSLVLTALMCTTLVIWAWEKTPALSVIFPPLERFDILSPVVPAKTSATSSDDTHRLASADKNLSAADEMESSSSNETEPVLSLPASESSATSTPNNSTSDKDLKESPMQEKECNYAKGKWVADTRRPLYSGSACKQWLSGMWACRLMQRTDFSYENFRWQPQGCVMPEFSRSDFLRRMQNKTIALIGDSLGRQQFQSLMCMVTGGETSPEVEDVGKDYGLVKAPGALRPDGWAYRFPSTNTTILYYWSASLCELEPLNKSDPATHYALHLDRPVTFLKQHLCRFDVLVLNTGHHWNREKFRGNRWEMYAGGMPITDGELADMRNLKNLTLHSIAKWVDSQLLQHPQLKAFVRTMSPRHFVNGDWNTGGSCDNTVPLAGGSEVLQDRSSDPVAEDAIKGTSVTLLDITSLSQLRDEGHISKYTLKASTGMQDCLHWCLPGIPDTWNEILYAQI